The following coding sequences lie in one Glycine max cultivar Williams 82 chromosome 19, Glycine_max_v4.0, whole genome shotgun sequence genomic window:
- the LOC100800072 gene encoding cation/H(+) antiporter 15 → MANTIPACYEVYITNPSRIWRTDKVLQTQLPVLAFQIAFVVVLSRIFFIIFKPLHQTRLISQISVGFLLTPPLLGRFTPIFEFIFPVNGVLNVELLSHLGLIFYAFLSGLEMNLDTILRVKKKAASIAVAGIVFPMVLAPCLYALYRKIYGSNGVFPLEEGSVNAYLLWTLILTVTGFPVIAHTLSELKLIYTGLGKAALTAAMISDTYGWILFTLLVPFAINGKGAMYTVLSTILFIVVCIFVVRPIIQRFMDSKTDKDEWEDNELLFVVMGVLVCANVTDILGAHGIVGAFVFGLILPHGKFADTMMSISDDFTGGFLAPLFFAGNGMRLILTSVFQGNWPLTLLIILLLCSLKILSTLFATFFFGMRTQDGLAIGLLLNTKGAMALIMLNIAWDRAIFFVPTYAVITSAVLLMTVVVSPVINAVYRPRKRFEQNKLKTIQKLRVDAELRILACVHNTRQATSMISIIETFNATRLSPIHVCAMYLIELTGRAAALVAAHIEKPSSQPGEQNLTKSQAELESIANTFDAFGEAYDAVRIETLNVVSSYATIHEDIYNSANEKHTSLIILPFHKQLSSEGALEVTNAVYRDINQNVMQHAPCSVGIFLDRDFGSIPKMNLRILMLFVGGPDDREALAVAWRMAGHPGIKLSVVRILLFDEAAEVDGSVHDEARGILSSVMDSEKQKELDDEYINSFRLTAVNNKESISYSEIDVHIGEDIPNILNELEKNGCDLYIVGQGNCRNSRVFSNLLEWCECLELGVIGDILASNNFGSRSSLLVVQQYGYGGMVFGKNLNQKATNNDGFESLVVKTE, encoded by the exons ATGGCGAATACGATACCAGCATGTTATGAGGTATACATAACCAATCCCAGTCGAATCTGGCGAACTGATAAAGTCCTACAAACACAGCTTCCTGTTCTCGCTTTTCAAATTGCCTTTGTCGTTGTGTTGTCTCGTATTTTCTTCATTATCTTCAAACCTCTCCATCAAACTCGTCTCATTTCACAAATCTct gTTGGTTTCCTACTAACTCCACCATTACTTGGGAGATTCACACCAATTTTTGAGTTCATATTTCCTGTAAATGGTGTCCTTAACGTTGAACTTCTTTCCCACCTTGGTCTCATATTTTATGCATTCCTTAGCGGTTTGGAGATGAACTTAGATACCATTCTACGAGTGAAAAAGAAGGCTGCTAGCATTGCGGTTGCTGGGATCGTCTTTCCGATGGTGTTGGCACCATGCTTATATGCTTTGTACCGAAAAATTTACGGTAGTAATGGAGTATTTCCCCTTGAAGAAGGTTCAGTTAATGCTTATTTACTTTGGACATTAATTCTCACCGTCACAGGTTTTCCTGTCATAGCTCACACACTTTCTGAGCTCAAGCTCATTTATACTGGTCTTGGCAAAGCTGCTTTAACAGCAGCCATGATCAGTGACACCTATGGTTGGATTCTTTTCACTTTACTGGTTCCATTTGCAATCAATGGTAAAGGAGCTATGTACACGGTGCTAAGCACCATATTATTCATTGTTGTATGCATCTTTGTGGTGCGTCCAATCATTCAACGGTTTATGGATAGCAAGACAGACAAAGATGAGTGGGAAGATAACGAATTACTATTTGTGGTGATGGGGGTTTTGGTTTGTGCAAACGTTACAGATATTCTTGGTGCACATGGCATTGTTGGGGCTTTTGTATTTGGATTGATTTTACCTCATGGGAAATTTGCCGACACGATGATGTCAATTTCAGATGATTTTACGGGAGGCTTTCTGGCGCCGCTCTTCTTTGCTGGCAATGGAATGAGACTTATCTTAACCTCAGTTTTCCAAGGAAATTGGCCCTTGACACTACTGATTATACTCTTGTTGTGTTCTCTAAAGATTTTAAGCACTTTATTCGCCACTTTCTTCTTTGGTATGCGCACTCAAGATGGTTTAGCCATAGGCTTGCTTCTCAATACCAAGGGCGCCATGGCACTGATTATGCTAAACATTGCTTGGGATAGAGCG ATTTTTTTTGTACCTACCTATGCGGTTATTACTTCAGCTGTTCTTCTAATGACTGTAGTAGTATCTCCTGTCATCAATGCCGTCTACAGACCAAGAAAGAGATTCGAACAGAACAAGCTAAAGACTATACAAAAACTAAGAGTGGATGCGGAGCTTCGAATTCTAGCATGTGTCCACAATACTCGGCAAGCCACGAGCATGATCAGCATCATTGAAACTTTTAATGCCACTAGACTTTCCCCTATACATGTTTGTGCCATGTACCTTATTGAACTTACTGGACGTGCTGCTGCCCTTGTGGCTGCACATATAGAGAAGCCTAGTAGCCAACCCGGAGAACAAAATCTCACCAAATCACAGGCAGAGTTAGAAAGCATTGCCAATACATTTGATGCATTTGGAGAGGCATATGACGCTGTCAGAATTGAGACCTTAAATGTGGTGTCATCCTATGCAACCATTCATGAGGACATATACAACTCAGCAAATGAGAAACACACAAGCTTAATTATCCTTCCATTCCACAAACAATTAAGTTCAGAAGGTGCGCTTGAAGTAACCAATGCCGTATACAGAGATATAAACCAAAATGTAATGCAGCATGCCCCTTGCTCTGTGGGGATATTTCTTGATCGTGATTTTGGGTCAATTCCCAAAATGAACCTTCGTATTCTTATGCTCTTTGTTGGAGGCCCTGATGATCGTGAAGCCTTAGCTGTTGCATGGAGGATGGCAGGACATCCAGGAATCAAACTATCAGTGGTTCGGATTCTTTTGTTTGACGAAGCGGCAGAAGTAGATGGTTCAGTTCATGATGAAGCACGAGGGATATTGTCTTCTGTAATGGATAGTGAGAAGCAGAAAGAGTTAGATGATGAGTATATAAATTCATTCAGACTTACGGCAGTGAACAATAAGGAATCTATATCCTACTCAGAGATTGATGTCCATATTGGTGAAGATATTCCCAATATCCTTAATGAGCTAGAAAAAAATGGTTGCGATTTATACATAGTTGGACAAGGTAATTGTAGGAACTCTCGAGTCTTCTCAAATTTGCTAGAATGGTGTGAATGCTTAGAACTTGGAGTTATAGGGGATATTTTGGCGTCAAACAATTTTGGTTCGCGCTCATCTTTGCTAGTTGTTCAACAATATGGGTATGGAGGAatggtttttggaaaaaatctCAACCAAAAGGCCACCAATAACGATGGATTTGAGTCACTTGTTGTGAAGACAGAGTAA
- the LOC100809502 gene encoding F-box protein PP2-B15 has protein sequence MNHMASCSFNIESLPHDCVSEILSHTSPLVACIVSLVSPSLCSCANSDTVWRSFLPSDYEDIVSRAVNPFTLSFSSYKQLFYSLCHPLLIDQGNKSFNLEKSSGKKSYIISARELSIAWSSDPMMWSWKPIPESRFAEAAELRTVSWLEVEGKIRTRILTPNTSYLAYLIMNVSHRAYGLDFAPSEVSVMVGNKVHRGKAYLGDKDENKREMEALFYGNRTEVLRNAAFQEGIPFPSKREDGWMEIELGEFFSGEGDEEIKMSLREVGYQLKGGLVLEGIQVRPKTS, from the exons ATGAACCACATGGCATCTTGCTCCTTCAACATAGAATCGTTGCCCCACGATTGTGTTTCTGAAATCTTGTCACACACATCACCTTTAGTGGCATGCATAGTTTCACTTGTCTCCCCCTCCCTTTGCTCATGCGCCAACTCTGACACCGTTTGGAGAAGCTTCTTGCCCTCTGATTACGAGGACATTGTTTCACGTGCTGTGAATCCCTTCACCCTCAGTTTCTCTTCATACAAGCAACTCTTCTATTCACTTTGCCACCCCCTCCTCATTGACCAGGGCAACAAG AGCTTTAACTTGGAAAAGTCTTCGGGtaaaaaatcttatatcatATCTGCAAGGGAATTGTCAATAGCATGGAGCAGCGACCCAATGATGTGGAGCTGGAAACCAATTCCTGAATCaag ATTCGCAGAGGCGGCTGAGCTGAGAACAGTGAGTTGGTTAGAAGTTGAAGGAAAAATCAGAACGCGGATTCTAACGCCAAACACGTCATATTTGGCTTATCTGATAATGAATGTTTCACATCGAGCTTATGGGCTTGATTTTGCGCCGTCGGAGGTATCGGTTATGGTTGGAAACAAAGTGCACAGAGGGAAGGCGTATTTGGGGGATAAAGATGAGAACAAGCGTGAGATGGAGGCTCTGTTTTACGGGAACAGAACAGAGGTATTGAGAAACGCAGCGTTTCAAGAGGGGATTCCTTTTCCATCGAAAAGAGAGGATGGGTGGATGGAGATTGAGCTCGGGGAGTTCTTCAGTGGTGAAGGAGATGAAGAGATCAAGATGAGTCTCAGGGAAGTGGGTTATCAATTGAAAGGAGGGCTTGTTCTTGAAGGCATCCAAGTCAGACCTAAAACATCATAG
- the LOC100810033 gene encoding F-box/LRR-repeat protein 3 isoform X3, with product MLSESVFCLLTEDLLIRVLEKLGPDRKPWRLVCKEFLRVESATRKSIRILRIEFLLRLLERFCNIETLDLSLCPRIEDGVVSVVLSQGSASWTRGLRRLVLSRATGLDHVGLEMLIRACPVLEAVDVSHCWGYGDREAAALSCAGRLRELNMDKCLGVTDIGLAKIAVGCGKLERLSLKWCLEISDLGIDLLCKKCLDLKFLDVSYLKVASESLRSIASLLKLEVFIMVGCSLVDDVGLRFLEKGCPLLKAIDVSRCDCVSSSGLISVISGHGGLEQLDAGYCLFELSAPLVKCLENLKQLRIIRIDGVRVSDFILQTIGTNCKLLVELGLSKCVGVTNKGIMQLVSGCGNLKILDLTCCQFISDTAISTIADSCPDLVCLKLESCDMVTENCLYQLGLNCSLLKELDLTDCSGIDDIALRYLSRCSELVRLKLGLCTNISDIGLAHIACNCPKMTELDLYRCVRIGDDGLAALTSGCKGLTKLNLSYCNRITDRGMEYISHLGELSDLELRGLSNITSIGIKEVAISCKRLADLDLKHCEKIDDSGFWALAFYSQNLRQIWCCACLWVT from the exons ATGTTGTCTGAATCCGTTTTCTGCCTCTTGACCGAAGACCTGCTCATCCGGGTCCTCGAGAAGCTCGGGCCGGATCGGAAACCGTGGCGGCTGGTGTGCAAGGAATTTCTCCGGGTCGAATCGGCGACCCGGAAGAGCATTCGGATCCTCCGAATCGAGTTTCTGCTCAGGCTGTTGGAGAGGTTCTGCAACATTGAGACGCTGGACCTGTCGCTTTGTCCTCGGATCGAAGACGGGGTTGTGTCGGTTGTGCTGAGTCAGGGATCGGCGAGTTGGACTCGGGGACTGAGGAGGCTCGTGCTGAGTCGCGCCACCGGGTTGGACCACGTGGGCTTGGAGATGCTGATTCGCGCGTGCCCCGTGTTGGAGGCCGTGGATGTGTCCCATTGTTGGGGGTATGGGGACAGAGAGGCCGCGGCGCTATCGTGCGCCGGGAGGTTGAGGGAACTCAACATGGATAAGTGTTTGGGAGTTACTGATATTGGGTTGGCCAAGATTGCTGTCGGGTGTGGCAAATTGGAGAGGCTGAGTTTGAAGTGGTGCTTGGAGATTTCTGATCTGGGGATTGATCTTCTTTGCAAGAAGTGCTTGGACTTGAAATTTCTCGACGTGTCCTATCTCAAG GTAGCAAGCGAATCTTTGAGATCAATAGCTTCTCTATTAAAGCTTGAGGTTTTCATTATGGTGGGCTGCTCTTTAGTGGATGATGTTGGATTACGGTTTCTTGAAAAAGGATGTCCACTACTTAAG GCAATTGATGTATCAAGGTGTGATTGTGTTAGCTCATCCGGTTTAATATCTGTAATTAGTGGACATGGAGGTCTTGAGCAGTTGGATGCGGGATATTGCCTCTTT GAGCTTTCAGCACCTCTTGTTAAATGCTTGGAGAATTTAAAGCAGCTGAGAATAATTAGAATTGATGGTGTTCGAGTTTCTGACTTTATCCTCCAGACAATTGGCACCAATTGCAAGTTGTTAGTGGAACTTGGTTTAAGCAAATGCGTTGGGGTGACCAACAAGGGAATTATGCAGCTAGTATCTGGCTGTGGCAATTTGAAGATACTTGATTTGACTTGTTGTCAGTTCATCTCTGATACAGCCATCTCTACTATAGCAGACTCTTGTCCAGACCTTGTCTGTCTGAAGCTAGAATCTTGTGATATGGTGACTGAGAATTGTCTTTATCAACTTGGGTTAAATTGCTCACTTCTCAAAGAGCTTGATCTTACTGATTGCTCTGGCATCGATGACATAG CTCTAAGATATCTATCAAGATGTTCAGAACTCGTAAGATTGAAGTTAGGATTATGCACAAACATATCAGACATAGGATTGGCACACATTGCTTGTAACTGCCCAAAAATGACTGAACTTGATCTCTATCG ATGTGTACGTATTGGAGATGATGGGCTAGCAGCGCTAACAAGTGGATGCAAGGGGTTGACAAAGCTCAACTTGTCATATTGCAATAGAATTACAGACAGAGGGATGGAATATATCAGCCATCTTGGTGAACTATCTGATCTGGAGTTGCGTGGGCTTTCAAATATCACAAGCATTGGTATAAAAGAAGTTGCAATAAGTTGTAAGAGATTGGCAGATTTAGATTTGAAACATTGTGAAAAAATTGATGATTCAGGTTTCTGGGCCCTTGCTTTTTATTCACAAAACCTGCGGCAG ATATGGTGTTGTGCATGCTTATGGGTAACTTGA
- the LOC100810033 gene encoding F-box/LRR-repeat protein 3 isoform X2: MLSESVFCLLTEDLLIRVLEKLGPDRKPWRLVCKEFLRVESATRKSIRILRIEFLLRLLERFCNIETLDLSLCPRIEDGVVSVVLSQGSASWTRGLRRLVLSRATGLDHVGLEMLIRACPVLEAVDVSHCWGYGDREAAALSCAGRLRELNMDKCLGVTDIGLAKIAVGCGKLERLSLKWCLEISDLGIDLLCKKCLDLKFLDVSYLKVASESLRSIASLLKLEVFIMVGCSLVDDVGLRFLEKGCPLLKAIDVSRCDCVSSSGLISVISGHGGLEQLDAGYCLFLSAPLVKCLENLKQLRIIRIDGVRVSDFILQTIGTNCKLLVELGLSKCVGVTNKGIMQLVSGCGNLKILDLTCCQFISDTAISTIADSCPDLVCLKLESCDMVTENCLYQLGLNCSLLKELDLTDCSGIDDIALRYLSRCSELVRLKLGLCTNISDIGLAHIACNCPKMTELDLYRCVRIGDDGLAALTSGCKGLTKLNLSYCNRITDRGMEYISHLGELSDLELRGLSNITSIGIKEVAISCKRLADLDLKHCEKIDDSGFWALAFYSQNLRQINMSYCIVSDMVLCMLMGNLKRLQDAKLVCLSKVSVKGLEVALRACCGRIKKVKLQRSLLFSLSSEMLETMHARGCKIRWD, from the exons ATGTTGTCTGAATCCGTTTTCTGCCTCTTGACCGAAGACCTGCTCATCCGGGTCCTCGAGAAGCTCGGGCCGGATCGGAAACCGTGGCGGCTGGTGTGCAAGGAATTTCTCCGGGTCGAATCGGCGACCCGGAAGAGCATTCGGATCCTCCGAATCGAGTTTCTGCTCAGGCTGTTGGAGAGGTTCTGCAACATTGAGACGCTGGACCTGTCGCTTTGTCCTCGGATCGAAGACGGGGTTGTGTCGGTTGTGCTGAGTCAGGGATCGGCGAGTTGGACTCGGGGACTGAGGAGGCTCGTGCTGAGTCGCGCCACCGGGTTGGACCACGTGGGCTTGGAGATGCTGATTCGCGCGTGCCCCGTGTTGGAGGCCGTGGATGTGTCCCATTGTTGGGGGTATGGGGACAGAGAGGCCGCGGCGCTATCGTGCGCCGGGAGGTTGAGGGAACTCAACATGGATAAGTGTTTGGGAGTTACTGATATTGGGTTGGCCAAGATTGCTGTCGGGTGTGGCAAATTGGAGAGGCTGAGTTTGAAGTGGTGCTTGGAGATTTCTGATCTGGGGATTGATCTTCTTTGCAAGAAGTGCTTGGACTTGAAATTTCTCGACGTGTCCTATCTCAAG GTAGCAAGCGAATCTTTGAGATCAATAGCTTCTCTATTAAAGCTTGAGGTTTTCATTATGGTGGGCTGCTCTTTAGTGGATGATGTTGGATTACGGTTTCTTGAAAAAGGATGTCCACTACTTAAG GCAATTGATGTATCAAGGTGTGATTGTGTTAGCTCATCCGGTTTAATATCTGTAATTAGTGGACATGGAGGTCTTGAGCAGTTGGATGCGGGATATTGCCTCTTT CTTTCAGCACCTCTTGTTAAATGCTTGGAGAATTTAAAGCAGCTGAGAATAATTAGAATTGATGGTGTTCGAGTTTCTGACTTTATCCTCCAGACAATTGGCACCAATTGCAAGTTGTTAGTGGAACTTGGTTTAAGCAAATGCGTTGGGGTGACCAACAAGGGAATTATGCAGCTAGTATCTGGCTGTGGCAATTTGAAGATACTTGATTTGACTTGTTGTCAGTTCATCTCTGATACAGCCATCTCTACTATAGCAGACTCTTGTCCAGACCTTGTCTGTCTGAAGCTAGAATCTTGTGATATGGTGACTGAGAATTGTCTTTATCAACTTGGGTTAAATTGCTCACTTCTCAAAGAGCTTGATCTTACTGATTGCTCTGGCATCGATGACATAG CTCTAAGATATCTATCAAGATGTTCAGAACTCGTAAGATTGAAGTTAGGATTATGCACAAACATATCAGACATAGGATTGGCACACATTGCTTGTAACTGCCCAAAAATGACTGAACTTGATCTCTATCG ATGTGTACGTATTGGAGATGATGGGCTAGCAGCGCTAACAAGTGGATGCAAGGGGTTGACAAAGCTCAACTTGTCATATTGCAATAGAATTACAGACAGAGGGATGGAATATATCAGCCATCTTGGTGAACTATCTGATCTGGAGTTGCGTGGGCTTTCAAATATCACAAGCATTGGTATAAAAGAAGTTGCAATAAGTTGTAAGAGATTGGCAGATTTAGATTTGAAACATTGTGAAAAAATTGATGATTCAGGTTTCTGGGCCCTTGCTTTTTATTCACAAAACCTGCGGCAG ATAAATATGAGCTATTGTATTGTGTCAGATATGGTGTTGTGCATGCTTATGGGTAACTTGAAACGCCTGCAAGATGCCAAACTGGTGTGTCTTTCTAAAGTGAGTGTTAAAGGATTGGAAGTTGCCCTTAGAGCTTGCTGTGGTCGGATTAAAAAGGTTAAACTGCAGAGGTCCCTCCTGTTCTCGCTTTCCTCAGAAATGCTCGAGACCATGCATGCACGAGGGTGCAAGATCAGATGGGATTAG
- the LOC100810033 gene encoding F-box/LRR-repeat protein 3 isoform X4, which yields MLSESVFCLLTEDLLIRVLEKLGPDRKPWRLVCKEFLRVESATRKSIRILRIEFLLRLLERFCNIETLDLSLCPRIEDGVVSVVLSQGSASWTRGLRRLVLSRATGLDHVGLEMLIRACPVLEAVDVSHCWGYGDREAAALSCAGRLRELNMDKCLGVTDIGLAKIAVGCGKLERLSLKWCLEISDLGIDLLCKKCLDLKFLDVSYLKVASESLRSIASLLKLEVFIMVGCSLVDDVGLRFLEKGCPLLKAIDVSRCDCVSSSGLISVISGHGGLEQLDAGYCLFLSAPLVKCLENLKQLRIIRIDGVRVSDFILQTIGTNCKLLVELGLSKCVGVTNKGIMQLVSGCGNLKILDLTCCQFISDTAISTIADSCPDLVCLKLESCDMVTENCLYQLGLNCSLLKELDLTDCSGIDDIALRYLSRCSELVRLKLGLCTNISDIGLAHIACNCPKMTELDLYRCVRIGDDGLAALTSGCKGLTKLNLSYCNRITDRGMEYISHLGELSDLELRGLSNITSIGIKEVAISCKRLADLDLKHCEKIDDSGFWALAFYSQNLRQIWCCACLWVT from the exons ATGTTGTCTGAATCCGTTTTCTGCCTCTTGACCGAAGACCTGCTCATCCGGGTCCTCGAGAAGCTCGGGCCGGATCGGAAACCGTGGCGGCTGGTGTGCAAGGAATTTCTCCGGGTCGAATCGGCGACCCGGAAGAGCATTCGGATCCTCCGAATCGAGTTTCTGCTCAGGCTGTTGGAGAGGTTCTGCAACATTGAGACGCTGGACCTGTCGCTTTGTCCTCGGATCGAAGACGGGGTTGTGTCGGTTGTGCTGAGTCAGGGATCGGCGAGTTGGACTCGGGGACTGAGGAGGCTCGTGCTGAGTCGCGCCACCGGGTTGGACCACGTGGGCTTGGAGATGCTGATTCGCGCGTGCCCCGTGTTGGAGGCCGTGGATGTGTCCCATTGTTGGGGGTATGGGGACAGAGAGGCCGCGGCGCTATCGTGCGCCGGGAGGTTGAGGGAACTCAACATGGATAAGTGTTTGGGAGTTACTGATATTGGGTTGGCCAAGATTGCTGTCGGGTGTGGCAAATTGGAGAGGCTGAGTTTGAAGTGGTGCTTGGAGATTTCTGATCTGGGGATTGATCTTCTTTGCAAGAAGTGCTTGGACTTGAAATTTCTCGACGTGTCCTATCTCAAG GTAGCAAGCGAATCTTTGAGATCAATAGCTTCTCTATTAAAGCTTGAGGTTTTCATTATGGTGGGCTGCTCTTTAGTGGATGATGTTGGATTACGGTTTCTTGAAAAAGGATGTCCACTACTTAAG GCAATTGATGTATCAAGGTGTGATTGTGTTAGCTCATCCGGTTTAATATCTGTAATTAGTGGACATGGAGGTCTTGAGCAGTTGGATGCGGGATATTGCCTCTTT CTTTCAGCACCTCTTGTTAAATGCTTGGAGAATTTAAAGCAGCTGAGAATAATTAGAATTGATGGTGTTCGAGTTTCTGACTTTATCCTCCAGACAATTGGCACCAATTGCAAGTTGTTAGTGGAACTTGGTTTAAGCAAATGCGTTGGGGTGACCAACAAGGGAATTATGCAGCTAGTATCTGGCTGTGGCAATTTGAAGATACTTGATTTGACTTGTTGTCAGTTCATCTCTGATACAGCCATCTCTACTATAGCAGACTCTTGTCCAGACCTTGTCTGTCTGAAGCTAGAATCTTGTGATATGGTGACTGAGAATTGTCTTTATCAACTTGGGTTAAATTGCTCACTTCTCAAAGAGCTTGATCTTACTGATTGCTCTGGCATCGATGACATAG CTCTAAGATATCTATCAAGATGTTCAGAACTCGTAAGATTGAAGTTAGGATTATGCACAAACATATCAGACATAGGATTGGCACACATTGCTTGTAACTGCCCAAAAATGACTGAACTTGATCTCTATCG ATGTGTACGTATTGGAGATGATGGGCTAGCAGCGCTAACAAGTGGATGCAAGGGGTTGACAAAGCTCAACTTGTCATATTGCAATAGAATTACAGACAGAGGGATGGAATATATCAGCCATCTTGGTGAACTATCTGATCTGGAGTTGCGTGGGCTTTCAAATATCACAAGCATTGGTATAAAAGAAGTTGCAATAAGTTGTAAGAGATTGGCAGATTTAGATTTGAAACATTGTGAAAAAATTGATGATTCAGGTTTCTGGGCCCTTGCTTTTTATTCACAAAACCTGCGGCAG ATATGGTGTTGTGCATGCTTATGGGTAACTTGA
- the LOC100810033 gene encoding F-box/LRR-repeat protein 3 isoform X1, producing the protein MLSESVFCLLTEDLLIRVLEKLGPDRKPWRLVCKEFLRVESATRKSIRILRIEFLLRLLERFCNIETLDLSLCPRIEDGVVSVVLSQGSASWTRGLRRLVLSRATGLDHVGLEMLIRACPVLEAVDVSHCWGYGDREAAALSCAGRLRELNMDKCLGVTDIGLAKIAVGCGKLERLSLKWCLEISDLGIDLLCKKCLDLKFLDVSYLKVASESLRSIASLLKLEVFIMVGCSLVDDVGLRFLEKGCPLLKAIDVSRCDCVSSSGLISVISGHGGLEQLDAGYCLFELSAPLVKCLENLKQLRIIRIDGVRVSDFILQTIGTNCKLLVELGLSKCVGVTNKGIMQLVSGCGNLKILDLTCCQFISDTAISTIADSCPDLVCLKLESCDMVTENCLYQLGLNCSLLKELDLTDCSGIDDIALRYLSRCSELVRLKLGLCTNISDIGLAHIACNCPKMTELDLYRCVRIGDDGLAALTSGCKGLTKLNLSYCNRITDRGMEYISHLGELSDLELRGLSNITSIGIKEVAISCKRLADLDLKHCEKIDDSGFWALAFYSQNLRQINMSYCIVSDMVLCMLMGNLKRLQDAKLVCLSKVSVKGLEVALRACCGRIKKVKLQRSLLFSLSSEMLETMHARGCKIRWD; encoded by the exons ATGTTGTCTGAATCCGTTTTCTGCCTCTTGACCGAAGACCTGCTCATCCGGGTCCTCGAGAAGCTCGGGCCGGATCGGAAACCGTGGCGGCTGGTGTGCAAGGAATTTCTCCGGGTCGAATCGGCGACCCGGAAGAGCATTCGGATCCTCCGAATCGAGTTTCTGCTCAGGCTGTTGGAGAGGTTCTGCAACATTGAGACGCTGGACCTGTCGCTTTGTCCTCGGATCGAAGACGGGGTTGTGTCGGTTGTGCTGAGTCAGGGATCGGCGAGTTGGACTCGGGGACTGAGGAGGCTCGTGCTGAGTCGCGCCACCGGGTTGGACCACGTGGGCTTGGAGATGCTGATTCGCGCGTGCCCCGTGTTGGAGGCCGTGGATGTGTCCCATTGTTGGGGGTATGGGGACAGAGAGGCCGCGGCGCTATCGTGCGCCGGGAGGTTGAGGGAACTCAACATGGATAAGTGTTTGGGAGTTACTGATATTGGGTTGGCCAAGATTGCTGTCGGGTGTGGCAAATTGGAGAGGCTGAGTTTGAAGTGGTGCTTGGAGATTTCTGATCTGGGGATTGATCTTCTTTGCAAGAAGTGCTTGGACTTGAAATTTCTCGACGTGTCCTATCTCAAG GTAGCAAGCGAATCTTTGAGATCAATAGCTTCTCTATTAAAGCTTGAGGTTTTCATTATGGTGGGCTGCTCTTTAGTGGATGATGTTGGATTACGGTTTCTTGAAAAAGGATGTCCACTACTTAAG GCAATTGATGTATCAAGGTGTGATTGTGTTAGCTCATCCGGTTTAATATCTGTAATTAGTGGACATGGAGGTCTTGAGCAGTTGGATGCGGGATATTGCCTCTTT GAGCTTTCAGCACCTCTTGTTAAATGCTTGGAGAATTTAAAGCAGCTGAGAATAATTAGAATTGATGGTGTTCGAGTTTCTGACTTTATCCTCCAGACAATTGGCACCAATTGCAAGTTGTTAGTGGAACTTGGTTTAAGCAAATGCGTTGGGGTGACCAACAAGGGAATTATGCAGCTAGTATCTGGCTGTGGCAATTTGAAGATACTTGATTTGACTTGTTGTCAGTTCATCTCTGATACAGCCATCTCTACTATAGCAGACTCTTGTCCAGACCTTGTCTGTCTGAAGCTAGAATCTTGTGATATGGTGACTGAGAATTGTCTTTATCAACTTGGGTTAAATTGCTCACTTCTCAAAGAGCTTGATCTTACTGATTGCTCTGGCATCGATGACATAG CTCTAAGATATCTATCAAGATGTTCAGAACTCGTAAGATTGAAGTTAGGATTATGCACAAACATATCAGACATAGGATTGGCACACATTGCTTGTAACTGCCCAAAAATGACTGAACTTGATCTCTATCG ATGTGTACGTATTGGAGATGATGGGCTAGCAGCGCTAACAAGTGGATGCAAGGGGTTGACAAAGCTCAACTTGTCATATTGCAATAGAATTACAGACAGAGGGATGGAATATATCAGCCATCTTGGTGAACTATCTGATCTGGAGTTGCGTGGGCTTTCAAATATCACAAGCATTGGTATAAAAGAAGTTGCAATAAGTTGTAAGAGATTGGCAGATTTAGATTTGAAACATTGTGAAAAAATTGATGATTCAGGTTTCTGGGCCCTTGCTTTTTATTCACAAAACCTGCGGCAG ATAAATATGAGCTATTGTATTGTGTCAGATATGGTGTTGTGCATGCTTATGGGTAACTTGAAACGCCTGCAAGATGCCAAACTGGTGTGTCTTTCTAAAGTGAGTGTTAAAGGATTGGAAGTTGCCCTTAGAGCTTGCTGTGGTCGGATTAAAAAGGTTAAACTGCAGAGGTCCCTCCTGTTCTCGCTTTCCTCAGAAATGCTCGAGACCATGCATGCACGAGGGTGCAAGATCAGATGGGATTAG